A stretch of Cupriavidus necator DNA encodes these proteins:
- a CDS encoding DUF1488 domain-containing protein, producing the protein MALNFPNPSRSYDAARHCVCFWGYDNAREVAFQVTDEILLRLSHQGAAEESALLATFDHHRDQILQLARDLYNPGERTTYTIS; encoded by the coding sequence ATGGCACTGAATTTTCCCAATCCCAGCCGCAGCTACGATGCGGCGCGGCACTGCGTTTGCTTCTGGGGCTACGACAACGCGCGCGAAGTGGCCTTTCAGGTCACTGACGAAATCCTTCTGCGCCTGAGCCACCAGGGTGCCGCGGAAGAATCCGCCCTTCTCGCCACCTTCGACCATCATCGGGACCAGATCCTGCAACTGGCCAGGGACCTCTACAACCCCGGGGAACGTACCACCTACACGATTTCCTGA